A single window of Streptococcus cristatus ATCC 51100 DNA harbors:
- a CDS encoding cupredoxin domain-containing protein, with amino-acid sequence MFGLLISIVCLLVVAFIAWWFFAEHEKVSGHARQKSGYQEIEVEVMGGYSPETIVLKKNVPARIIFHRKDPSSCLAQVIFPDFGVHEDLPLGEKHVIEITPEKAGEYGYSCGMNMMHGHMIVE; translated from the coding sequence ATGTTTGGATTGTTGATTAGTATTGTTTGTTTACTTGTGGTTGCTTTTATTGCTTGGTGGTTCTTTGCAGAGCATGAAAAGGTAAGCGGCCACGCTCGTCAGAAATCAGGTTATCAAGAAATTGAAGTCGAAGTCATGGGGGGCTATTCGCCTGAAACCATTGTCCTGAAAAAGAATGTTCCAGCCCGGATCATCTTTCATCGCAAGGATCCATCTTCATGTCTGGCTCAAGTGATCTTTCCAGATTTTGGCGTTCATGAAGATTTGCCTTTAGGTGAAAAACATGTCATTGAAATTACGCCAGAAAAAGCGGGCGAATATGGGTATTCATGTGGAATGAACATGATGCATGGTCACATGATTGTGGAATAA